The Caldisericia bacterium DNA window TCTCTCAAGGAAGAAGGTCATTCCACCGAGAGCGAAGACATTTATTGCAACTCCAGAAACAATCTGATTCCCCCTTAGGGAAACAGAAATGTATGCATGGAGGAGTCCAACAAGAATACCTATGGCAATGGCAAAAACTATTCCAACCCAGGGATTACCGGCAAGGGGATCCCTTCCCCCAAGTATAGGGTCTATCTTTGTGGATGATATATATGAGCCTAAAACAGCAAAGAATCCCCCCATTCTCATAATTCCCTCAAGGGCTATGTTTGTGACACCGGCATTTTCGCACATAACTCCACCAAGTCCTGCAAGTATGATGGGTGTCCCAAACTGAAGCATTGAAGAGATAAAAGAGACAATAACCTTTGCAACACTCATTCTTAAGCCTCCTTTTTAACCATCTTCTTTTCTCCAATCTTGAACAATAGATACTTTATTCCAACCTGTCCTGCCACAAAGAGGGTCGCTACACCTTGAATTATATCTGCAAAGGTCTTGTGTATTCCAATAAGCTGCATACCGGTAGCTCCTGCCCTTACAAAACCAAAGAAGAGAGAGGATAGAAGAGTTCCTATGGCTGTATTACCTCCTATAAGTGCCATGGTGATTCCATCAAACCCATAACCGGGTCTAAAGACACCTGGATAGTGCCCCTCTGTTCCAAGAATCATACATGCACCACCAATTCCTGAAAGAGCACCAGATATAAACATGGCTATAATCATTGTCTTTGCAGTATTTATCCCGCTATACCTTGCAGCTTCTGGATTCTTACCTGTTGCTTGGATCTCATATCCAAGAACAGTTTTGTTCATTAGAATGTATATAAGTATTACCCCTATTATGGCAATGATTATTGAACCATTAAGTCTTGTTCCATGAAACAGAGGTTTAAGTCTTGATGCCTCTTTGACATAGGGAGTCCCTGCAAGAACTGCCTGTGGATTGTATCTTAAGATGTTGAAGGGACCAACAACTATCCAGTTTTCCACAAGATGTATAGCTATCCAGTTTAACATTATGGTGGTTATAACCTCATGAACTCCCCTTGTTATCTTCAGCCAACCGGCAAAGGCAGCATACAGCCCTGAAATTATGGATACAGCTCCAATTATAATTGGAATGTCAATCCATGGAGATATGTTTAATTTGAATCCAAGATATGCTGCAACTATGGCACCTATTATAAATTGACCCTCAGCGCCTATGTTAAACAATCCCACTCTAAATGCAACTGCCACAGATAGTCCTGTGAGTGTAAGAATTGCACCTTTTAGTAGCCCCTCACCAGCTTGTTTGAGAGAAAAGAACTCCTTTAGAGATGAACCAAAGGCGCCCTGAAACAGAAGTTTGTAAGCAGCCCAAGGACTCTTACCCGTTGCCTTTATCATGAGAGCAGCAACAAGAAATGCAACTATTATGGCGATTATGGGAACAAGAAATTCAGATACTCTCTCCTTCTCCCTGTTCCACCAGTAAAGAATTTCATTCAAAAAATTAAGACTTTTCATGCCTCCACCTCTTTTCTATCATACCTCTTTAAACCAAGCATGAGGAGTCCAAGCTCCTCCTCTGTTGCCTTATCCGCTGGAAGTTCGCCTACAATCTCACCATTAAAGAGCACTGCTATTCTATCAGAAAGCATCATTATCTCATCAAGCTCAAGAGAAATTAAAAGAACAGCTTTCCCTGAATCTCTCTGCTCCACAAGCTTCTTATGGACAAATTCAGTAGCTCCAACATCAAGCCCCCTTGTAGGTTGGGAGGCAACGAGTATATCAGGATCATAGGAAATCTCCCTTGCCACAACTACTTTCTGCTGGTTACCACCTGATAAAGCATCCACTTTGAGATTGGGATTATGCGGTCTTATATCATACTCAAGAACCTTTGCCTTTCCATATTCATTTATATTCTTTTTGTTTAAAAATGATCCCCTTGAAAAGTATGATTCTCTTTGTCTCCCAAGAAAGAGGTTGTAGGATACGGTGAAGGGAAGAATCAAACCTCTCTTCCTTCTATCCTCTGGAATATGGGCAATTCCCTCTCTTCTAAAGAACCACGGATCAAACTCCTTAACCTCTTTACCTCTTATTATTATCCTCCCACTCTTTATAGGTCTTAATCCTGTTAGTGCTTCGACCAATTCCTTCTGACCATTTCCTTCAACCCCAGCAATCCCAAGAATCTCACTTCTTCTTAGTTTAAAAGATATTCCTTTAATGGCAGGAATTCCTTTATCACTCATAACAACAAGGTCTTTTACCTCAAGTATAACCTCCCCTGGTTCCTTCTCTTTTTTTGGCACTTCAAGAACAACATCCCTTCCAACCATTAACCTTGCAAGTTCCCTCTCATCAGTTTCAGAGGCATCTTTAATTCCCATAACTCTTCCGTTTTTAAGCACTGCAATTCTGTCTGCTATGGAAAGGACTTCCTTCAATTTATGGGATATGAATATAACAGTCTTTCCTTTTTTCTTCAAAGTCCTTATGGTTTCAAAAAGCTCCTCTGTCTCCTGAGGAGTTAACACCGCGGTTGGCTCATCAAGAATTAAAATCTCTGCTCCTCTGAATAGAACCTTTAAGATTTCAACCCTCTGCTGAATGCCCACAGGGAGATTCTCTACCTTCTCTTCAGGATCAACCTTTAATCCATACATCTCTGAAATTCTCTTAACCTCTTCTATCGCCCTCTTCCTATCAAGAACAAAACCATTCTTTCTGAACTCCTCACCAAGTATTATATTCTCATAGACTGTGAATTTTGGAATGAGCATGAAGTGCTGATGGACCATACCTATACCCATCTCTATGGCTTTTCTGGGAGAGTGATGCGTTATTTTTTTACCAAATATATAGATCTCACCAGAATCTTGGGTGTAGAGACCATATATTATGTTCATAAGTGTTGTCTTCCCTGCTCCATTCTCTCCGACAATGGCAAAAACCTCTCCCCTCTTTATGCTCAGGGATATGTTGTCATTGGCTAAAACTCCAGGAAACTCCTTTGTAATATTTTTAAGTTCCACTGCATAATCCATATTTACCCTCCAAAGAATATTAAAAAAGGGTGGGAGCAACTCCCACCCACTGATTCTAAGATAAGTTTATGGAATCTGAGGAGGAACGAAGTTATTAAACTCATCTTCTGTAGCTGGAACCTTGAATACTCCATCTGCAATCATCTTTCTGAGCTTCTCAACCTTCTCAAGAACCTCAGGTGGAATCTTATCCTTTGTGTACTTCATTGGTGAGAGACCAACTCCACCTTCCTTAACTCCAAGGGAGACGATTCCCGGTTTGAATGTTCCTTTAAGCACAGACTCTATGGAGAGCCAGACTGCATAGTCAACATGCTTTATCATGGATGTGAGAACTCTTCCCGGTGCAAGATAATCCTGATCTGAGTCAACACCTATGGCATAGTAGCCCTCACCTCTTGCCTGTGCCTCTTTAATTACGCCAAGTCCACATGCACCAGATGCGTGATAGACAATATCTGCACCTGAATCAAACTGCTGTTTTGCAATCTTCTGACCATCATCTGCATTGGTGAAGTTTCCTGTGTATCCAACGAGAACTTCGCAGTCTGGATTTACAGTCTTAACTCCTGCTTTGTATCCATACTCAAACTTATGTATGATAAAGAGGTCCATTCCGCCTACAAATCCAACCTTGTTCTTCTTTGTCATCTGTCCAGCCAATGCACCAACAAGGAATGAACCTTCATTCTCCTTGAATGTGTAGCACACAACATTGGGTGGAGGATTCTCAATAACTCCGTCAATGAGCATGAAGTAGGTATCTGGATAGAGAGGCGCAACCTCTTTAATTGCATCTGTAAGCATGAATCCAACTCCGATTACAAGTTTACATCCCTCATCTGCAAGTCTCTTTAAGTTTGGAACATAGTCCTCATTTGCCTTTGATTCAAGAACCATTGGCTGAATATCAAATTTGTGGATTCTCTTGTCAAGAAGATCTGGTGCCTCCTCTTCAATTATCTTCATATACTCCTCATGGGAGAGAGGTTTGTATCCTTCTCCTGCAATCATCTTTACACCAGCTGCCCAGTTCTCCAATCCACGAAGAGCAGAATCGTTAAAGGATTTATCTCCTCTTCCACCAACATCTGTGACAAGTCCTATCTTCACCTTTGGTGGAACTGTGTATGTGAGGCTTACTGTTCTTGTCTTGCCATCCCATCCTACGAGACATCCCATATTCTCACCGACAAACCTGATTGGAAGCATGGTTCTTCCATTTATTATAATGGGTCTTACATCGTGATTGTCTGGATCAATCCACTTCTCTACTCCATTTACCTTTGCCTTTGGTTTGTCAATCCAGAGTAGTATCTCAGTTGTCTTAAAGTCAATGGTTACCTTTCTCTCTTTTCCATCCCATCCAATTATTCCACCAAGATTCTCAACAATTGCTCTTGCAGGAAGAACTGTTCTTCCCCATTTCTTCACAATAACAGGAACTGTTCCTCTTCCAGGATCAATTTCTTTCTTTTCTCCATTAACATACATATAGGGTGAACCAATCTGGAATTTTATGATGATGGTCTCTGCATTTGTAAGCGCTACTGCATTTTGTTTTGGCAAAATCACAAATCCACTCATAACAATAAGCGCCAAAACAATCAATCCTGACAATAATTTTTTCATTCTTCCCTACCTCCTTTCAATGTTTTTAAAATTTGGTTTTTGACTTCTTACCACCTCCTTTTAATGAAATTATAGCATAATTTTTGAGGAGTAAACTATGTTGGCAATTTTCATAATGTGATCACCAATTCTCTCAAGATTACTTACCACATCAAGATAGATTATTCCAGCTTCACTGGAGCATATTCCCTTATTTAACCTATCTATGTGATGCTCCCTCATTATCTCCTCAAGTTCATCAATGAGTTCTTCATTCTCCTTTATCTTTTTGTAAACTTCATCGTTTAAATTGAATAGATTTTTCATAATAAGTTCGTAGCTTTCACAAATAGTATCACACATCCTTAAAAGTTCCTTATACGCGTACCGCGAATAGGTTATGTGGTCCTCAAGTCTTTGAAGTTCTATTTGTGATGTATTGAAGATAATATCTCCTATTCTTTCAAGCTGGGAAGATATAATGAGCATCTGTGGGACAAGAAATGCCTCTCTCTCAGGTAAATCAAGAGCAGCAATAAGAGGAACATATTTTGAAATTTCTCTATTTATAAAGTTTATGGTATTCTCTCTTGTTTCAATTTCTTTGATTATCCTTTTATTCTTTGTAAAGATCATCTCTTTAAGCGCCATAAGATTTTTATAGACTATTTCAGAGAGTCTCTGCGTCTCCTTTCTTAAAGAAGAAAAGGCAAGGAGTGGACTTTTAAGCATACTCTTTGTAAGGTACTGGACTCCTGTTTCAACAACAATTTCCTTCCCTGGAACAAGCCTTTTAACAAAATCAACAAATAGTTTAATAAATGGAAGAAAAATTAGTGTATTTATAATATTAAAAAGGGTATGGGAATTAGCAATTTGCCTTACAGTATCTCCCCCAAGACTTCTTATAAAGTTGATATAAGGATGGAGAATTATAAGAAAAATTATGGCACCAACGATGTTAAAGATGAGGTGTGATACAGCAGCTCTCTTTGCAGAAACTGTTGTTCCTATGCTTGCTATCATTGCAGTAACAGTGGTTCCAATATTTGCACCAATAACAAGGGGAAAGGCAGATGAAATATCCAGCAGTCCTTTCATTGCAAGAGCTTGAACAATACCTATACTTACACTACTACTCTGTTCAATAGCGGTGAAAACTGCACTGACAAGGACTCCTAATATAGGAATTTTTCCAAACTTTACAAACAATTCCCTTACTGCCTGAGAATGTTTTAAGGGCTCTACACTTCCCGCCATTATCTCAATTCCTATAAATATAAGTCCAAAACCCATTATAGAGAGTCCCAGATATTTTATCTTCCTTTTAAATGGAAGGAAGTAGAGGAGAAAACCCAATGCAAAGAATGGAATTCCGTATTTAGTTATCTTGAGAGCTATTATCTGTGCTGTAACTGTGGTACCAATATTTGCACCAAATATCACACCCACAGCTTGTGGTAGCGTCATCATGCCTGAGTTCACAAGACTGATAACCATAACTGTGGTGGCTGAACTTGACTGGATAACTGCTGTGACAAGAAAACCTATAAATACAGCAATAACCGGATTTGAAGTAGCCTTTTCAAGAAATATCCTTAAATTTTCAGATGCTGCCTTTTGAATACCATCACTTGCAAGATGAATACCATAAATAAAAAGAGCAATGCCGCCAACTAACTCAAGAATAATATTAGCGATCAAAAGTCACCTCCTTAAAGAAACTTTAAGTGCCTCCTCCACTCTGTCAATCAGGATAAACTTCAAATCGTTCTTTATTCTCTTAGAGATTTTATAAAGATCATTCTCATTCTCTTTTGGAATTATTACTCTTTTAATACCAGCTCTATGTGCGGCAAGAACTTTTATCTTTATTCCACCAACTGGTAAAACCTTCCCCCTTAAAGTTATTTCCCCGGTCATGGCAACTTCCTTCTTTACTGGAATTCCTGTAAGAGCAGAAACCATTGCACTAACAATTGCAACTCCTGCAGAAGGACCATCCTTTGGAACTGCTCCTTCAGGTACATGAACATGTATATCACATCTCTTATAGAAATCTTTATCCTTTATGTTAAATTCATCCATATGTGCTCTCACATAGGAGAGAGCTGCTTGAGCAGATTCTTTCATAACATCTCCAAGTTGACCTGTAAGTATAAGTTTACCGCTGCCCTTCATCACAAGTACCTCAATCTTTGTTATATCTCCACCAAAGGGTGTCCAAGCAAGTCCTGTAGCAACACCAACCTCGTCTTTTTCCTCCTTTATTCCAAATCTGTATATAGGAAATTCAAGATAGTCTTTTAGATTTCGCACTGTAATGCGGACACCATTGAATTTGTTGCCATTAGAAACCTTTTCTTTTGCTACCTTTCTTAATACTTTAGCTATTTTTCTCTCAAGTTCTCTAAGACCTGCCTCCCTTGTATACTCTCTTATAATTTTCAAGTAGGCACCATCACTTATCTTTACATCCTTCTCAGTAAGTCCATTGTATTTTAACTGCTTTGGGAATAGATATCTCTTTGCAATTTCAAGTTTCTCATCCTCTGTATAGCCAGGAAGATAAATCACCTCCATCCTGTCAAGAAGTGGGGGAGGTATGGTGTGAGTTACATTTCCAGTTGTTATGAATAAAACATCAGATAGATCAAAGGGAACTTCAATGTAGTGGTCTGAGAAGTGATGATTCTGATCTGGATCCAGAGCTTCAAGCAAAGCAGCTGATGGATCTCCTCTAAAATCAACTCCAATTTTATCTATTTCATCGAGGAGAAAAACTGGATTTTTTGTTCCAGCATCTCTTATCCCCTGAATTATCCTCCCCGGCATTGCACCTACATATGTCCTTCTGTGTCCTCTAATCTCAGCTTCATCTCTTATACC harbors:
- a CDS encoding ABC transporter permease; translated protein: MKSLNFLNEILYWWNREKERVSEFLVPIIAIIVAFLVAALMIKATGKSPWAAYKLLFQGAFGSSLKEFFSLKQAGEGLLKGAILTLTGLSVAVAFRVGLFNIGAEGQFIIGAIVAAYLGFKLNISPWIDIPIIIGAVSIISGLYAAFAGWLKITRGVHEVITTIMLNWIAIHLVENWIVVGPFNILRYNPQAVLAGTPYVKEASRLKPLFHGTRLNGSIIIAIIGVILIYILMNKTVLGYEIQATGKNPEAARYSGINTAKTMIIAMFISGALSGIGGACMILGTEGHYPGVFRPGYGFDGITMALIGGNTAIGTLLSSLFFGFVRAGATGMQLIGIHKTFADIIQGVATLFVAGQVGIKYLLFKIGEKKMVKKEA
- a CDS encoding ABC transporter ATP-binding protein, producing the protein MDYAVELKNITKEFPGVLANDNISLSIKRGEVFAIVGENGAGKTTLMNIIYGLYTQDSGEIYIFGKKITHHSPRKAIEMGIGMVHQHFMLIPKFTVYENIILGEEFRKNGFVLDRKRAIEEVKRISEMYGLKVDPEEKVENLPVGIQQRVEILKVLFRGAEILILDEPTAVLTPQETEELFETIRTLKKKGKTVIFISHKLKEVLSIADRIAVLKNGRVMGIKDASETDERELARLMVGRDVVLEVPKKEKEPGEVILEVKDLVVMSDKGIPAIKGISFKLRRSEILGIAGVEGNGQKELVEALTGLRPIKSGRIIIRGKEVKEFDPWFFRREGIAHIPEDRRKRGLILPFTVSYNLFLGRQRESYFSRGSFLNKKNINEYGKAKVLEYDIRPHNPNLKVDALSGGNQQKVVVAREISYDPDILVASQPTRGLDVGATEFVHKKLVEQRDSGKAVLLISLELDEIMMLSDRIAVLFNGEIVGELPADKATEEELGLLMLGLKRYDRKEVEA
- a CDS encoding BMP family ABC transporter substrate-binding protein, whose product is MKKLLSGLIVLALIVMSGFVILPKQNAVALTNAETIIIKFQIGSPYMYVNGEKKEIDPGRGTVPVIVKKWGRTVLPARAIVENLGGIIGWDGKERKVTIDFKTTEILLWIDKPKAKVNGVEKWIDPDNHDVRPIIINGRTMLPIRFVGENMGCLVGWDGKTRTVSLTYTVPPKVKIGLVTDVGGRGDKSFNDSALRGLENWAAGVKMIAGEGYKPLSHEEYMKIIEEEAPDLLDKRIHKFDIQPMVLESKANEDYVPNLKRLADEGCKLVIGVGFMLTDAIKEVAPLYPDTYFMLIDGVIENPPPNVVCYTFKENEGSFLVGALAGQMTKKNKVGFVGGMDLFIIHKFEYGYKAGVKTVNPDCEVLVGYTGNFTNADDGQKIAKQQFDSGADIVYHASGACGLGVIKEAQARGEGYYAIGVDSDQDYLAPGRVLTSMIKHVDYAVWLSIESVLKGTFKPGIVSLGVKEGGVGLSPMKYTKDKIPPEVLEKVEKLRKMIADGVFKVPATEDEFNNFVPPQIP
- a CDS encoding Na/Pi cotransporter family protein, whose amino-acid sequence is MIANIILELVGGIALFIYGIHLASDGIQKAASENLRIFLEKATSNPVIAVFIGFLVTAVIQSSSATTVMVISLVNSGMMTLPQAVGVIFGANIGTTVTAQIIALKITKYGIPFFALGFLLYFLPFKRKIKYLGLSIMGFGLIFIGIEIMAGSVEPLKHSQAVRELFVKFGKIPILGVLVSAVFTAIEQSSSVSIGIVQALAMKGLLDISSAFPLVIGANIGTTVTAMIASIGTTVSAKRAAVSHLIFNIVGAIIFLIILHPYINFIRSLGGDTVRQIANSHTLFNIINTLIFLPFIKLFVDFVKRLVPGKEIVVETGVQYLTKSMLKSPLLAFSSLRKETQRLSEIVYKNLMALKEMIFTKNKRIIKEIETRENTINFINREISKYVPLIAALDLPEREAFLVPQMLIISSQLERIGDIIFNTSQIELQRLEDHITYSRYAYKELLRMCDTICESYELIMKNLFNLNDEVYKKIKENEELIDELEEIMREHHIDRLNKGICSSEAGIIYLDVVSNLERIGDHIMKIANIVYSSKIML
- the lon gene encoding endopeptidase La; the encoded protein is MKSTIYPLLPLRNVVVLPYMILPIFVGRNKSLLAVNEAVKSDNLLVLLTQKEEEIEDPKPDELYQVGVLARILQHAKLPDGTERIIVEALRRVKVKKFVKTEPFFEVDIEEVREKIQITPRLEALTRVLSDLFSEYIRLGKKIPIDTLSVLQDTQNPSKLADVIAANLTISIPEKQKILEIFDVQERLEVLAKILAKEVELLKISHEIEEKVKTQVDKSQREYFLREQLKAIKRELGETEEFSEEIKEYKEKIKKRKLPQYVMEKIDQELKRLAKMPPMAMEAAVIRNYLDWLISLPWDKETKDKMDIKSAKNVLDEDHYGLQDIKERILEYLAVRKLTKKPRSPILCFIGPPGVGKTSLGRSIARALGRKFVHVSLGGIRDEAEIRGHRRTYVGAMPGRIIQGIRDAGTKNPVFLLDEIDKIGVDFRGDPSAALLEALDPDQNHHFSDHYIEVPFDLSDVLFITTGNVTHTIPPPLLDRMEVIYLPGYTEDEKLEIAKRYLFPKQLKYNGLTEKDVKISDGAYLKIIREYTREAGLRELERKIAKVLRKVAKEKVSNGNKFNGVRITVRNLKDYLEFPIYRFGIKEEKDEVGVATGLAWTPFGGDITKIEVLVMKGSGKLILTGQLGDVMKESAQAALSYVRAHMDEFNIKDKDFYKRCDIHVHVPEGAVPKDGPSAGVAIVSAMVSALTGIPVKKEVAMTGEITLRGKVLPVGGIKIKVLAAHRAGIKRVIIPKENENDLYKISKRIKNDLKFILIDRVEEALKVSLRR